Proteins encoded by one window of Micromonospora coxensis:
- a CDS encoding ABC-F family ATP-binding cassette domain-containing protein: MANIVNLDRVSKGYGAAGPLLTDVSLGLDDADRIGVVGLNGAGKSTLLRLLTKQEEPDDGRVTHRRDLRVAWLPQSLQLAPEATVRDVVLGTAWLGQSMGAEHEWAGDAGVRAILDGLGMPHLGLDQPVGPMSGGERRRVALAALLVREADLLILDEPTNHLDVGGVDWLAKHLIGRKGALVVVTHDRWFLDAVCTTTWEVADQTVRAYEGGFAAWTLARAERERVAAATEARRQNLLRKEIAWLRRGPPARTSKPRFRIDAANALIADVPPPRDTMSLQRMATARLGKQVYDLEHVTLHAGPKEILHDVTWQVGPGDRIAILGRNGAGKTTLLRMLAGVTRPDGGGLRTGSTVRPAFLSQELAELPGHLRVLEAVEEVARRVQLGDREISAAQLAEVFGFDDRRLWTPVSDLSGGERRRLQMLRLLAGEPNVLLFDEPTNDLDTDTLASLEDLLDSWPGTIVVASHDRYLIERVTDVAYGMFGDGRLVHLPGGVDEYLARAAGASAPAKADTGPAPAPAATTGMSAAEARQARKELTRLERQIGKLEQKEATLLDQLATHATDYGKVAELDAQLKEVRAERERTEETWLTLADEIPPL, encoded by the coding sequence GTGGCCAACATCGTCAACCTGGACCGGGTGTCCAAGGGGTACGGCGCCGCCGGGCCGCTGCTCACCGACGTCTCGCTCGGCCTCGACGACGCCGACCGGATCGGCGTGGTCGGCCTCAACGGCGCCGGCAAGTCCACCCTGCTGCGGCTGCTCACCAAGCAGGAGGAGCCGGACGACGGCCGGGTCACCCACCGCCGCGACCTGCGCGTCGCCTGGCTGCCGCAGTCCCTCCAGCTCGCCCCCGAGGCCACCGTCCGCGACGTCGTCCTCGGCACCGCGTGGCTCGGCCAGAGCATGGGCGCCGAGCACGAGTGGGCCGGCGACGCGGGCGTGCGCGCCATCCTCGACGGCCTCGGCATGCCCCACCTCGGCCTCGACCAGCCGGTCGGCCCGATGTCCGGTGGCGAGCGCCGCCGGGTGGCGCTGGCCGCGCTGCTGGTCCGCGAGGCCGACCTGCTGATCCTCGACGAGCCCACCAACCACCTCGACGTCGGCGGCGTCGACTGGCTGGCCAAGCACCTCATCGGCCGCAAGGGCGCCCTGGTCGTGGTCACCCACGACCGGTGGTTCCTCGACGCCGTCTGCACCACCACCTGGGAGGTCGCCGACCAGACCGTCCGGGCGTACGAGGGCGGCTTCGCCGCCTGGACCCTGGCCCGCGCCGAGCGGGAGCGGGTCGCCGCCGCCACCGAGGCCCGCCGGCAGAACCTGCTCCGCAAGGAGATCGCCTGGCTGCGCCGCGGCCCGCCCGCCCGCACCTCCAAGCCGCGGTTCCGTATCGACGCGGCCAACGCGCTCATCGCCGACGTCCCCCCGCCGCGCGACACCATGTCGCTGCAACGGATGGCCACCGCCCGGCTCGGCAAGCAGGTGTACGACCTGGAGCACGTCACGCTGCACGCCGGCCCCAAGGAGATCCTGCACGACGTCACCTGGCAGGTCGGCCCCGGCGACCGGATCGCGATCCTCGGCCGCAACGGCGCCGGCAAGACCACCCTGCTGCGCATGCTGGCCGGCGTCACCCGCCCCGACGGCGGGGGCCTGCGCACCGGCTCCACCGTCCGGCCCGCGTTCCTCTCCCAGGAGCTGGCCGAACTCCCCGGCCACCTGCGGGTCCTCGAAGCCGTCGAGGAGGTCGCCCGCCGGGTGCAGCTCGGCGACCGGGAGATCTCCGCCGCCCAGCTCGCCGAGGTCTTCGGCTTCGACGACCGGCGGCTCTGGACCCCGGTCAGCGACCTCTCCGGCGGGGAGCGCCGCCGCCTGCAGATGCTGCGGCTGCTCGCCGGCGAGCCCAACGTGCTCCTCTTCGACGAGCCCACCAACGACCTCGACACCGACACCCTGGCCTCGCTGGAGGACCTGCTCGACTCCTGGCCCGGCACCATCGTCGTGGCCAGCCACGACCGCTACCTGATCGAGCGGGTCACCGACGTCGCGTACGGGATGTTCGGCGACGGCCGGCTGGTGCACCTGCCCGGCGGCGTCGACGAGTACCTCGCCCGGGCCGCCGGCGCGAGCGCCCCGGCCAAGGCCGACACCGGTCCGGCCCCGGCCCCGGCGGCCACCACCGGGATGTCCGCCGCCGAGGCCCGGCAGGCCCGCAAGGAGCTGACCCGGCTGGAACGGCAGATCGGCAAGCTGGAGCAGAAGGAGGCGACGCTGCTCGACCAGCTCGCCACCCACGCCACCGACTACGGCAAGGTCGCCGAACTCGACGCGCAGCTCAAGGAGGTACGCGCCGAGCGGGAGCGGACCGAGGAGACCTGGCTCACCCTGGCCGACGAGATCCCGCCGCTCTGA
- a CDS encoding DUF4383 domain-containing protein — protein MAHTPVNHPARPIYRAIGGLVGLYFVVFGVLGLITSAGNDIFAQDDTKVLGQGTNLGFSLLSIVIGIAVLAGTAIGRNLDVAINQFMAYALMVLGLAELAFLQTDANVLNFTILTDIVVLTLSLVLLMVGMYSKVGTDEEKEAWQKARLVL, from the coding sequence ATGGCCCATACCCCCGTCAACCACCCCGCGCGGCCGATCTACCGGGCGATCGGCGGGCTCGTTGGTCTGTACTTCGTGGTCTTCGGTGTGCTCGGCCTCATCACGAGCGCCGGCAACGACATCTTCGCCCAGGACGACACCAAGGTCCTCGGGCAGGGCACGAACCTCGGGTTCTCGCTGCTCAGCATCGTGATCGGCATCGCCGTCCTGGCCGGCACCGCGATCGGGCGCAACCTCGACGTGGCGATCAACCAGTTCATGGCGTACGCCCTGATGGTGCTCGGCCTGGCGGAGCTGGCGTTCCTGCAGACCGACGCCAACGTCCTCAACTTCACCATCCTCACCGACATCGTGGTGCTGACCCTCAGCCTCGTCCTGCTGATGGTCGGCATGTACAGCAAGGTCGGCACCGACGAGGAGAAGGAAGCCTGGCAGAAGGCCCGCCTGGTGCTCTGA
- a CDS encoding DUF4383 domain-containing protein, which produces MAHFPVNHPARPLYRVLAGLVGLYILVFGVWGVFQTWGDPLFDRGSNWALGLRTNLAFSLASVGFGIVLIVGASRRGNLGHYMNLTAGAIFLVTSILMMSVLQTSANFLNFSMSTVIVSMLFGLLLLGTGLYDKVGTDEHAEEERRKRQHPISEAGAR; this is translated from the coding sequence ATGGCGCACTTCCCGGTGAACCACCCGGCGCGCCCGCTCTACCGGGTCCTCGCCGGACTCGTCGGCCTCTACATCCTCGTCTTCGGGGTCTGGGGCGTCTTCCAGACCTGGGGCGACCCCCTCTTCGACCGGGGCAGCAACTGGGCCCTCGGACTCCGCACCAACCTGGCCTTCTCGCTGGCCTCCGTGGGCTTCGGGATCGTCCTCATCGTCGGCGCGTCCCGACGCGGCAACCTCGGCCACTACATGAACCTGACCGCCGGGGCGATCTTCCTGGTCACCAGCATCCTGATGATGTCCGTGCTGCAGACCTCGGCGAACTTCCTCAACTTCTCGATGTCGACCGTGATCGTGTCCATGCTCTTCGGCCTGCTCCTGCTCGGCACCGGCCTCTACGACAAGGTCGGCACCGACGAGCACGCCGAGGAGGAGCGACGCAAGCGCCAGCACCCGATCTCCGAGGCCGGCGCCCGCTGA
- a CDS encoding TetR/AcrR family transcriptional regulator, producing the protein MTDGTTGARRRAVPAAGAKPASRVRMSAAQRREQLISIGRQVFAEKGFDATSIEEVASRAKVSKPVVYEHFGGKEGLYAVVVDREVRALLDRITTALTAGHPHELLEQAALALLTYIEEETPGFRVLVRESPLMSATGNFSSVMNDVGHQVEHILGAEFSSRGYDPKLAELYSQALVGMVALTGRWWLEVRKPRKETVAAHLVNLAWNGLSHLEAKPGLITRKRA; encoded by the coding sequence ATGACGGACGGGACCACGGGCGCGCGGCGGCGGGCGGTGCCGGCGGCGGGCGCGAAGCCGGCGTCCCGGGTGCGGATGTCCGCGGCCCAGCGGCGCGAACAGTTGATCTCGATCGGCCGGCAGGTGTTCGCCGAGAAGGGCTTCGACGCCACCTCGATCGAGGAGGTGGCGTCGCGGGCCAAGGTCTCCAAGCCGGTGGTCTACGAGCACTTCGGCGGCAAGGAAGGGCTGTACGCGGTGGTGGTCGACCGCGAGGTGCGGGCCCTGCTGGACCGGATCACCACCGCGCTGACCGCCGGGCACCCGCACGAGTTGCTGGAACAGGCGGCGCTGGCGCTGTTGACGTACATCGAGGAGGAGACGCCCGGATTCCGGGTGCTGGTCCGCGAGTCGCCGCTGATGTCGGCGACGGGGAACTTCAGCAGCGTGATGAACGACGTGGGGCACCAGGTGGAGCACATCCTCGGCGCGGAGTTCTCCAGCCGGGGGTACGACCCGAAGCTGGCCGAGCTGTACTCGCAGGCGCTGGTGGGGATGGTGGCGTTGACCGGCCGCTGGTGGCTGGAGGTGCGCAAGCCGCGCAAGGAGACGGTGGCCGCGCACCTGGTGAACCTGGCCTGGAACGGGTTGTCGCACCTGGAGGCGAAGCCGGGGCTGATCACCCGCAAGCGGGCCTGA
- a CDS encoding helix-turn-helix domain-containing protein has product MWTRRPRAKDDLRGAAVALRGERLSVGAIADRLGVAKSTAYLWVRHCRWTRDGAAERERRRAHSKVVTDAQWAAHRQTRDAARAELAEFGAAWVSRLDGRELLLVGAALYWVEGVKAKPWRPHDCRVRLTNSDPALIDLFVRFVEELGVPRGGLRFRVSIHETADADAAVRWWARQVGVAVEAFQRTSLKRHRPATVGTTPATTTTAAWSSRCPTPAGCTGPSKGS; this is encoded by the coding sequence GTGTGGACGCGGCGTCCGAGGGCCAAGGACGACCTGCGGGGGGCGGCGGTGGCGCTGCGCGGCGAGCGCCTGTCGGTGGGTGCGATCGCCGACCGGCTCGGTGTGGCGAAGTCGACCGCCTACTTGTGGGTACGACACTGCCGCTGGACCCGCGACGGTGCGGCCGAACGGGAGCGGCGCCGCGCCCACTCGAAGGTGGTGACGGACGCGCAGTGGGCCGCGCACCGCCAGACCCGCGACGCCGCGCGGGCGGAGCTGGCCGAGTTCGGCGCCGCATGGGTGTCCCGGCTGGACGGTCGGGAGTTGCTCCTGGTCGGGGCCGCCCTCTACTGGGTCGAAGGGGTCAAGGCGAAGCCCTGGCGACCCCACGACTGCCGGGTCCGGCTCACCAACAGCGATCCGGCGCTCATCGACCTCTTCGTCCGCTTCGTCGAGGAGTTGGGCGTGCCGCGCGGAGGTCTGCGGTTCCGGGTGAGCATCCACGAGACGGCCGACGCGGACGCGGCGGTCCGCTGGTGGGCTCGGCAGGTCGGCGTCGCCGTCGAGGCGTTCCAGCGCACCTCCCTCAAGCGGCACCGGCCCGCCACGGTCGGCACGACACCGGCGACGACTACCACGGCTGCCTGGTCGTCTCGGTGCCCGACTCCCGCCGGATGTACTGGGCCATCGAAGGGATCATGA